The genome window TTTGCAAGTGGCCCTGTTATATAACATTCTTTTAAAGTTTACTGAAAGTGGTTATCTCAGGCTAAACATGTTCGTTCAGCTATGAAACCAGTACTTCATAGTGCTGATTTACCGATTccgattgctccaacttcttggaaagaaatttctgattcgcTAGAAGGCTCAGTTGATGAATCCTCAAAATcagtagatattaattacattccagaagaatcaaatactgaatctcacctcatcacacaagcaaaACTGAGCGAccaagtttaaagttaaatcagtgctacactcataccgatcaaaattatgtcttacgcaacatagaaattcagacctacacccaaataagttgaccaatttaggtcacctaacaaggggaatgcaACCTCATTCCGGGCCGCGCAGGAGCCAGGGACAAAACTCGCACCCCCActcggtcccatcatggtgtttCGCGTGGctttaccaagtcacgatcaggaccgccaccggcggagggaagccacaccCTGGTCGCATGGGTTTACATATCCCGGCGGCACGGCCACCCCCACCAGTGGGAGCCCCAAATTGAAttacaaacattacaaatataacCGTGGCATGATGACAGTGGGCCTATCCAACCAATCCAACGTCTAAGCCgtaaccctagccacccgggatcctaccacgaccGAGTACCTTGATTACACTTAAAATTTTGCAtctgaaacaaggcagagggccaccataagttgttaaatgcctggatatgtccagaaaaatcccaaatacatatttacatggactagaggaagctatatccatcacctttagtgtGGCATCCTGAGTGCTCTTGCTCGGtcagaaaccatactggttgtcccaTTCACAAATGATCAGTAGCCAATCtgacattaatacgcaaatataggaccttctcaaaaaccttgccgatcacgggcaagagcgttagtggacggtaagaactaacagtaggatctttgttgccacctttgaacaacaacaccaaATCTCCACGCCAGAAAGTGGCCAGCGAAGAGCaatctattatatattctatCAACTTTAAACACATCCCAACCCCAAAGAGTAAGACACCCGCCTTGTCACGCTTCCGGTCGCTATTCCCCCCAGTTCCTAgcactgatgggctttaacgggagtcgtctttcaccctctgactttttacatctaatagtaataagccaggcctcgttgggatgctaccgatgtaaatgcctcgttagacatttacatcagtgattttcaAACTCGGCTTTTGCCGTCACTGTAGGCCTCTTCCAGACATCTTGATTGTTCTATATCGTTaacctctgaactagctaaccgagtttgtGGAAGCACGAACCCTGTGCCTAGTTCTACCTTTAATTTCAGCCgatttctagtaaatgtctcaAAATACGAGGCAATTTAACGAAAACATACCACCGTAAACGCTGTCAACAACAGAACAGTagcaacatatatgttaatttaatttaaaaaatcatattaatattgtaaatttagttttaaggaaaataatgtttaatgtttgtaattttctagaaaaatttgTGCATCGTAAAGATTTCAATACACGGaaaatagcaatcaggttattATACAAGGAGATGATTATCTAAAGATAAAATCAGTCAGCTATGAGTAGAGGGATCTATTACaagggtggggataaaatattattatctatgaTGGGTAGACCAGCTAATTTTTTAGGatgtatgaattttttgtatgatgtgtattttcacctgagaaagcttagagaattctaagtgaaacgtgtatttaatttataagtttgtataattgattggttaacccaagaaattaaaggtaatatttttcactaagatatgtctttattttatttaattctatccaatcaagaggaaaataaattatatttaagttaatattcatatataaagtttttgattttattttaaaagtttttaattctacttttaattttaatttatttgtttatattgacATCACATTGTGTACATGtgcaaaaaattgttacattttaatttttaaacataattttaattaattaatctttataatttttaaaaagttttttttttataatttacatcttgttatgatttataatttgaaattattaatttaaataaaagtttttttaaattttttataagcttttaaagtgtgataaagtaaatataatttaaaagattttaataaaatttaattggattaaaagaaatttaaataaaatataaatgaataactgttattattatatattgtgattttgtgatgtttttgaagtatatatatataaatgtaatgctGCTGATGGTTGAATTAAGTTTGCAAAAGCACTTctgcttatgtaatgaaataaggcaATTAATCCTATTAATCTCCAGCCTGGATCTGCTAAtggtgttattttataaatcacaatATGAGTGGGGGCTTTGTTGAAAAGTAATGTAGATTTCttagtaatttaaatgtataatttttttttataagccaaTCAGAATTCAGTTATGTAAGTTCTCATGATTGtgtagttttctaaaaaaattagtatattttttttaactgttagtaAATAGTCTACCAAATTGCGTTCTGTCAgcatgatataaatattttcctaaccagtattatatttgtatttcaggATATTGGGGCAAGAAGGAATATTTGAACAGTATAGAAGAACTCGTTATTATGAGAAACCATTTCAAgtaagtatatattaattttaagtaaatatattataatgtttttttttagaaaaattgtattaaacgaTGTAAAACTTATACTATACTACACTTACTGTTTgttaaggtaattaattaaaacttgattattttatttccttctgATCTtagaactgattaaaaaaatgcctttaaaaattgatatcttgAGCGcagagaaacaattttaatttatcagttatttaacgataaattaaaacatcaataacGAGAACCCGGTAAATTATCTCTGACCaagcttaatttaattaacatggCGTCTCAGAACCCAACACTGTGAATAACTTTGCTGCACAATGTTGAGTTTTCTGAACTATAGATTATTTCTGCTAAGGTTAAGGACATCTAGACTAACATATTATGATGGGAGAGATATACAGATAATACGCTAACATTAGTTGAGCTACCCTTAacttgaaataaacatttatttatatactatactTATGTTTAGTCTTAGATTTTGTGTCCGTAGTATAAATATTTGCCTCTTTTGCTGCACCTtactaatagtaatttattagtaTCAGTtgctcattaatttttatttctatttcagatGCGACGTAgagttaattatgaaaaatgtagagCCATCTATGATGAAGATATGAgcagaaaaattcaatttattttaagaaaaaatagagtGGATCCCTTTCCAGGTTGTATTTAAACCTGATCTAgtgaagtgtaattttttttgattttgtcaatttaatgtaattaattaagtttGTTTAGATCCGATTGTGGCAGTAATgacacttaaataataattcattttgtattttcttaatatacATTACTGAttagatgttatttttttgttaaataaagaatagttaataaatgattttactcttttaattaaCTTATCCTGCCTAACTTGCAAATTTTTATTGCTAACTTGCTATCAACTTCAACTTTAATTTGCTACCACTATTTTTGTCATATGTATATGTTGCTCaagcatatatgtatatgtatatgttgcATCAAGCATCAATTGTGATTGATGTACCACGATTGATGTTGCACGGTTCAATGTAATCATTGAACCGTGCTTACCtggtcaaataaattaaattgtatgaataatttGGGAATTGTTTTCTGTCTAAATCATTATAGGTGGAATTTTtcagcttatattttttattatcatggtGATCCAGTACATTCAACTGAAGACAATCCATAACATAGTGGTTTTCAGAAGCCGCTTGGAATTCcttaaaatttaggaaaatgaGATTTATAGAAAAATCGTTTTGAATCACCAAATGTTTATTATCCTGTTATAACATTAGTAAATACTAGTCGACAACGCGAGGTACAAATTTGGAGAGTTTGCAAACTATTGCTATGTTCAGTCACATTCTAGTGATACTAGTAAATTAATTGTGATTTCTGCCGTGAGATTAcattgcatttttaaacattattctttGTGTCTACGGACGTAGATGAATATCATGTTAATGTTACAtaacattctattatttattagggctttatttttattaatgaattaattcatgtcattttaatttcaatgtttaataatacctcctctatgaatcatgagaccttgccgttggtgagggggcttgagtgctcagggatacagagtagctggaccgaaggtgcaaccatatcggagaggtatctgttgagagccagactaaggaatgattcctgaaagagggcagcagctctttcagtagttgttaggggcgtgagtcacaatgacttaaacggccgtatcaacatcactcagtcctctgagtactgcgcagctgaaagcaatggaaaactacagctgctttttttccaagaaaatgtggctctctgcattttcacatagcaacaatggaggcgccttccttggtaaaatattccggaggtaaaatagtcccccgttcggatctccgggtggggactactaaggaaggggtcaccagaaaattaaaaaataacattctacgagtcggagcgtggaatgttagaagcttaaaaaaggttggtaggctagaaaatttaaaaagggaaatggatagggtgaatgtggatatagtaggaattagtgaggttcggtgggaagaggaaggcgacttttggtcaggtgattttagagtaattaactcagcgtcaaataatgggcaggcaggagtaggtttcgtgatgaacaagaagatagggaggagagtggagtatttcaaaacgcatagcgatagaatcattgtaataaggataaaatcaaaacctaaaccgacaacgattgttaacgtttatatgcctacaagcgcccatgatgatgatgaggtagagtgtgtatacgaagagattgatgaagcaattaaacacgtaaaaggagatgaaaatttaataatagttggagattggaatgcaagcattggaaaaggcaaggaaggaaatatagtgggtgaatacgggctgggcaaaaggaatgaaagaggggaccgacttatagagttttgcacgaagtataatttagtaattgccaacacccaatttaaaaatcataatagaagaatatacacttggaaaaagccaggcgatactggaaggtatcagatagattatatcatggttaagcaaagatttagaaatcaactcgttgactgcaaaacttaccctggagcagacattgatagcgaccataatttggtgataatgaaatgtagattggggtttaaaaacctgaagaaaagttgtcagatgaatcggtggaatttagagaagcttgaggaagaggaggtaaagaagatttttgaggaggacatcgcaagaggtctgagtaaaaaagatatggtagaaaatgtagaagaagaatgggagaatgttaaaaaggaaattcttaaatcagcagaagcaaacttaggcggaataaagagaactggtagaaaaccttgggtttcagacgatatattgcagctgatggatgaacgtagaaaatataagaatgctaatgatgaagaaagtaaaaagaactatcggcaattaagaaatgctataaataggaaatgcaaactggcgaaagaagagtggattaaagaaaagtgttcagaagtggaaagagaaatgaacattggtaaaattgacggagcatacaggaaagttaaggaaaattttggggtacataaattaaaatctaataatgtgttaaacaaagatggtataccaatatataatacgaaaggtaaagtcgatagatgggtggaatatattgaagagttatacggaggaaatgaattagaaaatggtgttatagaggaagaagaagaagttgaggaggatgaaatgggagaaacaatactgagatctgaatttaagagagcattaaaagatttaaatggcagaaaggctcctggaatagacggaatacctgtagaattactgcgcagtgcaggtgaggaagcgattgatagattatacaaactggtgtgtaatatttatgaaaaaggggaatttccgtcagacttcaaaaaaagtgttatagttatgataccaaagaaagcaggggcagataaatgtgaagaatacagaacaattagtttaactagtcatgcatcaaaaatcttaactagaattttatacagaagaattgagaggagagtggaagaagtgttaggagaagaccaatttggtttcaggaaatgtatagggacaagggaagcaattttaggcctcagattaatagtagaaggaagattaaagaaaaacaaaccaacatacttggcgtttatagacctagaaaaggctttcgataacgtagattggaataaaatgttcagcattttaaaaaaattagggttcaaatacagagatagaagaacaattgctaacatgtacaggaaccaaacagcaacaataacaattgaagaacataagaaagaagccctaataagaaagggagtccgacaaggatgttccctatctccgttactttttaatctttacatggaactagcagttaatgatgttaaagaacaatttagattcggagtaacagtacaaggtgaaaagataaagatgctacgatttgctgatgatatagtaattctagccgagagtaaaaaggatttagaagaaacaatgaacggcatagatgaagtcctacgcaagaactatcgcatgaaaataaacaagaacaaaacaaaagtaatgaaatgtagtagaaataacaaagatggaccactgaatgtgaaaataggaggagaaaagattatggaggtagaagaattttgttatttgggaagtaaaattactaaagatggacgaagcaggagcgatataaaatgccgaatagcacaagctaaacgagccttcagtaagaaatataatttgtttacatcaaaaattaatttaaatctcaggaaaagatttttgaaagtgtatgtttggagtgtcgctttatatggaagtgaaacatggacaatcggagtatctgagaagaaaagattagaagcttttgaaatgtggtgctataggagaatgttaaaaatcagatgggtggataaagtgacaaatgaagaggtattgcggcaagtagatgaagaaagaagcatttggaagaatatagttaaaagaagagacagacttataggccacatactaaggcatcctggaatagtcgctttaatattggaaggacaggtagaagggaaaaattgtgtaggcaggccacgtttggagtatgtaaaacaaattgttggggatgtaggatgtagagggtatactgaaatgaaacgactagcactagatagggaatcttggagagctgcatcaaaccagtcaaatgactgaagacaaaaaaaaaaaaaaaaaaaaaaaaaaaaaaaaaagtttaataataaaacatcagttttattataatattattcctGCGTATGAGCAATACATACATTGACATACTTTGCCCTACTCTGACATACATCAACCTACACTGGCCTTAACAGACATAAAATGACCTACATTCGATCTACACCTACATACTTTCCCCAGTGGTAACCTACAGTAACCTATATTGGACGGTGGATTGGGAATGAAGGTCCAGTTGCATAGCCACCTCACTCCCCATCTTTGACCACactagattttcttttttgtgggatttcattaaagactgagtttatgtaacaaatttgccCGCTGAGCTTGTTGAGCTAAGATGAATTAACatcgcagctgcagaggtaacgcccgacttccTGGCTAcatacagtctggaatgaaaccAATTTTCAGGAGGGATGCATGTCACATTAGAAATGGAAACCATTtcgttgtttttgagttatataactataacttttaaatttttattaacataaaattttttgctCTCATCTTTGATGAAAAGGTAATCTTGCCTTGAAGCCTTGATTAAATCTTAAGactaaattaatagatttacatACTTGAGGTATTAATGGTCCATAACTGCACCTTTATTAGTTTTGCAATAAAAAACAGCTTTAGATTTGgcataaattacattttgttaaattgccagcaaacaaataatttttgcaacaaaatgtattttttttttgtcttcagtcatttgactggtttgatgcagctctccaagattccctatctagtgctagtcgtttcatttcagtatatcccctacatcctacatccctaacaattttttttacatattccaaacgtggcctgcctacacaattttttccttctacctgtccttccaatattaaagcgactactccaggatgccttagtatgtggcccataagtctgtcccttcttttagctatatttttccaaatgcttctttcttaatctattttccgcaacacctcttcatttgtcacattatccacccatctgatttttaacattctcttatagcaccacatttcaaaagcttctaatcttttcttctcagatactccgattgtccaagtttcacttccatataaagcgacactccaaacatatactttcaaaaagtttttcctgacatttaaattaattttttatgtaaacaaattatatttctgactgaaggctcgtttcgcttgtgctattccgcattttatatcgctcctgcttcgtccatctttagtgtaattctacttcccaaataacaaaattcttctacctccataatcttttctcctcctattttcacattcagcggtccatctttgttatttctactacatttcattagttttgttttgttcttgtttattttcatgcgatagttcttgcgtaggacttcatctatgccgttcattgtttcttctaaatcctttttactctcggctagaattactatatcatcagcaaatcgtagcatctttatcttttcaccttgtactgttactccgaatctaaattgttctttaacatcattaactgctagttccatgtaaagattaaaaagtaacggggatagggaaatccttgtcggactccctttcttattacggcttctttcttatgttcttcaattattgctgttgatgtttggttcctgtacatgttagcaattgttgttctatctctgtatttgtaccctaattttttttaaatgctggatattttattccagtctacgttatcgaatgccttttctaggtctataaacgccaagtatgttggtttgtttttctttaatc of Lycorma delicatula isolate Av1 chromosome 9, ASM4794821v1, whole genome shotgun sequence contains these proteins:
- the LOC142329841 gene encoding small ribosomal subunit protein bS21m-like; the protein is MGFRHTRFIARTVLVRNGNVDEAVRTLNRILGQEGIFEQYRRTRYYEKPFQMRRRVNYEKCRAIYDEDMSRKIQFILRKNRVDPFPGCI